Part of the Musa acuminata AAA Group cultivar baxijiao chromosome BXJ2-7, Cavendish_Baxijiao_AAA, whole genome shotgun sequence genome is shown below.
TTCCTGAACCAGTGATCGTATTATCTTGTAGCATTCGTCTTGTTAGACTGTTGGTTTTGAGGATTTGCACACATTTATGCTCTAAGGTGTCCACTTACTCACTGCTTTGGTTTCTGCATACTGTAAATGAAAATTAACATAGAAGTTCAAGTGAATGAACAGTTTGTTTGTTGTTATATATTGTTCGTACTAGCATGGAAGTTCCATAGTCCAATTGACTGCTTTGCCAGCTTGTCTTGGCACTCAAAAAGTATTTTATTCTCCTTTGTAATGACAGGAAACGTTTATTTAGCATGATCAATGAACTTCCGACTGTTTTTGAAGTTGTCTCAGATAGGAGACAGTCAAAGGAGAAGTCTAGCATGGACAGTGCTAGTAAATCTAAACTCGCAACCAAGGTGATGTTAGTTGAATCTTCTGCTTGTCTTTGCTTTCCTTCCAAATTTTTTGACCAATAACTAATTTTACTCCACAGAGATCAAGTGATGGACAGATTAAAAGCAACTCGAGGACAGCTGATGAGGGTTATGGTGAGGAAGATGATGAACACAGCGAAACCCTTTGTGGAACTTGTGGTGGAAGTTATAGTGCGGATGAATTTTGGATTGCCTGTGATGTATGTGAAAGGTGGTTCCATGGGAAGTGTGTGAAGATAACTCCTGCAAAAGCTGAGAGTATAAAGCAGTACAAGTGCCCCAGTTGCAGTTCAAAGAAAGGAAGGCAGTAAGAATTCGTTTACCAAGTAAATCATATTCCTCCATTGCAAACCAAGTAAACCCTTGAGACTTAGTTTCCCGTGATGTTAACTGTAGTCACTAAGTAGTGGTAGGGCCTGTCAAACTGTTCTCATCCGATACAGAATTGCAATGCTGAAGAAGTTTTTATCATTGTTATCTGTAATTTATATTAGATCTGGATTCACGTATAACTAGTCTTCTCCCTGTTTCTTTCCCTGGAAAATTGTGGGTTACTTGCTTGATTTCATCTTTTGCTATCACTTACCATGGATTCCCTTCTGGCAGTGAAATCAATTCAGCTATCTGTATATCCCAAATTGGTAAAACATTTTTATCAAAGGTAGCTGAAtgcctgattttttttttcttctcattattttatcTTCATTCATGTTGAGATTGGGAAGGAAATATGGAGAGATTGTAATTTTCAGCATGGTGATGGATTCCTCCATCAACACTAACAAAattgcctgcagcaggtgaggttTGGATGGATCAGTTCTGAACAGTTACCTTTTTAATCCACTCTATATAGCCTGAGGTGCCCACACGACTGTCCTCATGCTCCAGTCACATTTTAGAGTGTCTTGAATGGTTGTGCAGTGCAACATGAAGGTCCAAGTAGAACAGGCTGAGTTGAGGATCCTGTTATCATAGCTACCAGAGAAGGCTTTTCATGTCTAGTAGACATTTAAACAATGTTATAACGACATTTCTTTGTCAATCATTTCTTCATGTTTAGTACTAATAtgatatattctggtatatgcacATGCACGTGCCAAGAGTCACTTCAGCATCAATGAGGAGGTTCAAGACTAACGTGATATACTGTCTCGAGACACCTTGCCCTTGCGTTGTACAAGACGACGACGCATAGTACAGAATAGCTCTTCCAAGCTTAGAATGGCATCGTGCAGCGTGAATCCATGTAGATCAATCAGCGCTTACACATGAGGTACAAGTCAATTGCCCGAGGAGTTGATCGTCATTAACACTGACTCCCTGATCGACATAAGGGGGAATACGTCGAACGCTTCAACTCCTCTTAACCCCACTCAACATTGACTTGAGTTTTTGATGGGTCGAGTCGAGAAATTTCCCTTCCGGCTCTGGTCTTTGTGCAGGGACTTGATTGAGAAGAAACAATAACCCATCGAGGGAGAAACCACACTCGGGTGACAGCTTCGACCCGACATTGACCTCTTCTGTTCAAGCCTTCGTGTGGATGACTTTGCGTATTCGGGATAGGATCAATCCATGCTAACACTTCGGCCATAAGGTTTCCCAACAAGCATGGGTCCCTGCCCATGTGCTAAGTTGACAACAAATTTGAATTTGATCCTATCAAACATTTAATGGGATTAGGATTTTGATTGATTTAAGATTACAGTTAAATCCTTGAGATATTGTCCAAGAGTAGGTTCTACATCCTTACCCATTGCCATTATATTCTAACACATCGGACCAAGAAATCACAGAAAATTTTATCGGTTCTTGC
Proteins encoded:
- the LOC103991741 gene encoding PHD finger protein ALFIN-LIKE 2, with the translated sequence MEVGPISSAPRTVEEIFKDYSSRRAGIVRALTHDVDEFYAQCDPEKENLCLYGHPNDSWEVNLPAEEVPPELPEPALGINFARDGMNRRDWLSLIAVHSDSWLLSVAFYLGARLNRNERKRLFSMINELPTVFEVVSDRRQSKEKSSMDSASKSKLATKRSSDGQIKSNSRTADEGYGEEDDEHSETLCGTCGGSYSADEFWIACDVCERWFHGKCVKITPAKAESIKQYKCPSCSSKKGRQ